A genomic region of Nitrospirota bacterium contains the following coding sequences:
- the nifA gene encoding nif-specific transcriptional activator NifA produces the protein MEIDQQDAINKLNYKIVELSTLYEIAKRLGSSVDPKVTLSSILEILSESMGMSRGTLTLLDPETKQLYIEFAHGLTPEEKSRGIYRIGEGITGKVVETGEPIIVPDIGKEPMFLNRTRSRGDIKRDNISFICVPVKVKGDTIGVLSVDRLFTDDTITLDEDVRILTVIASLIGQAITTAKMVELEKKNLLKEKLTLQKELKSPYRFANIVFVSDKMRDVLDSAWRVSQSKANVLLRGESGTGKELIARTIHYHSKRCDKSFISVNCAAIPDTLIESDLFGHVKGAFTGAVTDKKGRFEMADGGTLFLDEIGDIPSPMQVKLLRVLQERRFERVGSSKSINVDVRIIAATNRNLEEAVREGKFREDLYYRLNVVPVRIPSLRERKEDIPPLVGHFLQLYNEENGRDVKISNEALDTLLMHDWPGNVRELENCIERMIVMAKNDLIMTEDVPLTIDASLTGNSSDASDLYGQAKTLDHTIEDLERDRIIEALKRAGYVQARAARQLGITSRQIGYKIKKYGIAAP, from the coding sequence ATGGAAATTGATCAGCAGGATGCCATAAATAAACTTAACTATAAGATAGTAGAGCTTTCCACCCTTTACGAGATTGCCAAAAGGTTAGGGTCTTCTGTAGACCCTAAGGTTACCCTTAGTTCGATCCTCGAGATACTTTCTGAAAGTATGGGGATGAGCCGGGGTACACTGACACTCCTTGACCCTGAGACAAAACAACTCTATATAGAGTTCGCCCATGGGCTGACTCCTGAAGAAAAGAGCCGCGGTATTTACCGGATCGGGGAGGGTATTACCGGTAAGGTTGTTGAGACAGGAGAACCTATTATAGTGCCTGATATTGGTAAAGAGCCTATGTTTCTTAACAGGACAAGATCACGGGGAGATATAAAGAGGGATAACATATCATTTATCTGTGTTCCGGTTAAAGTGAAGGGAGATACCATTGGTGTACTCAGTGTTGACAGGCTTTTCACTGACGATACCATAACACTTGACGAGGATGTCAGGATTCTTACCGTCATTGCCTCTTTAATAGGTCAGGCGATTACAACGGCAAAGATGGTAGAACTTGAGAAAAAGAACCTGCTTAAAGAGAAATTAACCCTGCAGAAGGAGTTAAAATCTCCATACCGTTTTGCAAATATAGTCTTTGTAAGTGATAAGATGCGGGATGTTCTCGATTCTGCATGGAGGGTTAGCCAGAGTAAGGCTAACGTATTATTAAGGGGGGAGAGCGGGACAGGAAAAGAATTAATAGCCAGAACAATCCACTACCACAGCAAGCGTTGTGATAAATCCTTTATTAGTGTTAATTGTGCAGCTATTCCGGATACACTTATTGAAAGTGACCTGTTCGGGCATGTAAAAGGGGCATTCACGGGCGCTGTAACGGATAAAAAAGGAAGGTTTGAGATGGCTGATGGAGGTACACTATTTCTGGATGAGATAGGAGACATCCCATCGCCGATGCAGGTAAAACTGCTCAGGGTACTCCAGGAGAGAAGGTTTGAGCGGGTCGGAAGTTCAAAGAGCATTAACGTTGATGTGCGTATAATTGCGGCAACGAACCGGAACCTTGAAGAGGCAGTAAGGGAAGGGAAATTCCGTGAAGACCTTTATTACAGATTAAACGTGGTTCCTGTCAGGATACCTTCTCTGAGGGAACGAAAAGAAGACATCCCGCCGCTGGTTGGTCATTTCCTGCAGCTCTATAACGAAGAGAATGGAAGGGATGTCAAGATCTCAAATGAGGCGCTTGATACCCTTCTCATGCATGATTGGCCCGGCAATGTCAGAGAACTTGAGAACTGTATTGAAAGAATGATCGTGATGGCAAAAAATGATCTTATAATGACAGAAGATGTCCCGCTCACCATAGATGCCAGTTTGACAGGTAATAGTTCAGATGCCAGCGATCTTTATGGTCAGGCAAAAACTCTTGATCACACTATTGAAGACCTGGAAAGAGACAGGATCATAGAAGCGTTAAAGCGTGCCGGTTACGTGCAGGCAAGGGCAGCAAGGCAACTTGGAATAACGTCAAGGCAGATAGGATATAAGATAAAAAAATACGGTATTGCGGCCCCATGA
- a CDS encoding 3-dehydroquinate synthase yields the protein MRKVRVDLGQRSYDICIGHNSMSGLARHLKTLPVGKKGAIITNPVLSKLYGESLSRHLSGEGYKITTIELPAGERYKTLKSVSRIYDILIEEKFERNSFIIALGGGVIGDVAGFAAATFLRGIPYIQVPTSLLAQVDSSVGGKTGVDHRLGKNLIGAFYQPCLVWIDVDVLKTLPRRELTSGMGEVVKYGVIADEQFFNYIQDNFKDILLLNEDMLIHTVARSCEIKAMVVSSDEREAGLRAILNFGHTMGHAVETITGYRKYRHGEAVAMGMVFAARLAVNMGLCGDEVAASVERLCRLIGLKTELPVIQLPVLTDILGRDKKVADGKVRFVLPVRIGEVKIVENADSDLLQRTLQLCYTSNKSEE from the coding sequence ATGAGAAAAGTCAGGGTGGATCTGGGACAGCGCAGTTATGATATCTGTATAGGTCATAATAGCATGTCCGGATTGGCCAGACACTTGAAAACCCTGCCTGTTGGGAAAAAGGGCGCCATAATAACCAATCCTGTATTAAGTAAGCTATATGGTGAATCCCTGAGTCGTCATTTATCGGGAGAAGGTTACAAAATAACGACGATTGAGCTTCCGGCAGGAGAGCGGTACAAGACACTTAAGTCTGTCAGCAGAATTTATGATATCCTTATCGAAGAAAAATTTGAAAGAAATTCATTCATAATAGCGCTCGGCGGAGGTGTAATCGGTGACGTTGCCGGGTTTGCAGCAGCTACATTCCTGCGAGGTATCCCATATATCCAGGTCCCCACATCCTTACTCGCCCAGGTTGACAGCAGTGTAGGCGGCAAAACAGGGGTTGATCACCGCCTTGGTAAGAATCTGATAGGTGCATTCTATCAGCCTTGCCTCGTATGGATAGATGTAGATGTATTGAAAACTCTTCCAAGGCGGGAACTTACTTCAGGTATGGGAGAAGTCGTCAAGTATGGAGTTATAGCAGATGAGCAGTTCTTTAACTACATCCAGGATAATTTTAAGGATATCCTGTTGCTCAACGAAGATATGTTGATACACACAGTAGCCAGGTCTTGTGAAATTAAGGCAATGGTAGTAAGCTCGGATGAAAGAGAAGCTGGTTTGAGGGCAATCCTGAACTTCGGTCATACGATGGGTCATGCCGTCGAAACTATTACCGGCTACAGGAAATACAGGCATGGCGAGGCAGTGGCAATGGGGATGGTCTTTGCTGCAAGGCTGGCCGTCAATATGGGATTGTGCGGGGATGAGGTAGCTGCAAGTGTAGAGAGGCTTTGCAGGCTGATAGGTCTTAAGACTGAACTTCCGGTAATCCAACTTCCTGTTCTTACAGACATCCTTGGCAGGGATAAGAAGGTTGCTGACGGCAAGGTGCGGTTTGTGCTTCCGGTCAGGATTGGAGAGGTGAAAATAGTCGAAAATGCAGACAGTGATTTATTGCAGAGGACCCTACAATTATGTTATACTTCCAACAAATCTGAAGAATAA